From the Prochlorococcus sp. MIT 1223 genome, the window GTATGCCTATAAGTTCATGCATGAAAGCTTTGGTTATAATTTTAGGCTGACAGAATTACAAAGTGCGATTGGTAGAATACAATTAAGGATGCTATCAAAATGGAACGAAATCAGAACAAGGAACGCTTTAATTTTATTTAAGTATCTAGAATCAATTCCTAGTATAAGAATTGCCCTACCTAAAAAGGATTTAAAGCATGCTTACTACAAAGTATATGTTTATCTAGAAAAAAGATATCTTAAAGATAATTGGAATAGAGAAAGGATAATGCATGAGATAAATAGTCAAGGATTTCCTGCCTTCTCAGGTACATGTAGTGAAATTTATCTAGAAGATTGCTTTAAAAAGAACTCTAAGTATGGTTTTCAAGTATTGCCGAACGCAAAACTACTAGGAGAGACAAGCCTAATGTTCTTAGTTCATCCAACTATAAATGAAATTCATATGAATAAATACTCAGAAATAATTAGAAGTGTTTTACTAAATTCGATAAAATAAAATGATAACTAAACTCAAACAATTTCTTAATTATCTTTTGGGGCTTAAACCATCAAAGAGGAAGCTAGTATTAATTTTTGCTGACTTAGCTTCAATCCTGATCTCTATAAGGATAAGTTTTTATTTAACAGGGCTTCAGATCTCATCTTTACACGAAAAAGAAATAGCTCAAATAACTTTAGAGGCTATATTCTTAGGCATAATTCTGTATGGCTTTACAGGACAATATAATAGTATATCAAGATACCTAAGCAGTGTTATCTTCTACAGAATTGCTGCAAGAAACTTTCTATTAACTCTTGGATTAATAATAATCAATAGTCTTTTAAATTTAAACTTATCTAATACTCGATTATGGATACTATTTTGGATATTAATAACTAGCATTACTTCTTTGACTAGAATATTTGCTAGAGATATATTGAGAATATTCCAAAATAATGATAAAGTTAATAAAAATAATATAATAATATATGGAGCAGGAGAAGCAGGAGCTCAACTAGCCTCATCAATACAACTAACTGGTGTTTATAATATCAAAGGGTTTATAGATGATGATTTTAGATTATGGGGTAGAGACTTATACAATGTTCGTATTAATCCGAAAAAATATCTCTCGGAAGTTGCAAGTACAATTGACGAGGTATTACTAGCTATTCCCGCAATAAACAATTATGAAAGGAAAGAAATAGTCAACTATGTTCAGAATCTGGGTATAAAGATAAGGCAAGTTCCATCAATAAAAGATCTTACAACTGGAAATGTAAGGATTAATGATTTAAGACCTATTTCCATCGAAGACCTTCTTGGAAGAGAAGCTGCGCCTCCAAATCAAGTACTACTAGAAAAAGTTATTGATGGATCAGTTATTTGTGTCACTGGTGCAGGGGGTTCAATTGGCAGTGAGATTTGCAGACAAGTATTGAAGAATAATCCTTCTAAATTAGTTTTAGTAGAACAAAGTGAACTAGCTCTTTACACCATATATAATGAGATTAATTCTAATAATGTATCTAATGTAGAAATATTACCTCTACTTGGGAACGCTTGTGATTACTATTTTATAAATAAGATTTTTGAGCATGAGTTTGTAGACTTAGTCTTTCATTCTGCTGCATATAAGCATGTACCATTAGTAGAAATGAATGCGATTGAAGGCTTAACAAATAATGTACTTTCTACTGAGTCAATATGCCGAGCAGCAGAGAAAAATAAAGTCAAGCAGGTAATTCTGATCTCTACAGACAAAGCTGTTAGGCCTAAAAATGTTATGGGCGCGAGCAAAAGAGTTGCAGAATTGATTATACAAAATTATGCTAATAAGCAATATTTAAAGAATTCAGAAGACAGAACTACATGTTACTCAATGGTTAGGTTTGGAAATGTTCTAGGTTCCTCGGGGTCAGTTATTCCACTTTTCCAAAAACAGATTAAGGAAGGTGGACCTATCACATTAACTGATAGTGAAATGGAAAGATATTTCATGACAATTGAGGAGGCTTCTCAACTTGTTCTACAATCTTCAGCGCTAGCAGATGGTGGCGAGGTCTTTTTACTGGATATGGGGGAACCAATAAAGATAAAGTACTTAGCCGAACAAATGATTAAGTTAAGTGGTCTAACAGTGAAAGATAAAAGGAGCGGTATTGGAGATATCGAAATTATTACAACTGGAATCAGACCTGGCGAAAAACTATATGAAGAACTATTAATTGATGGAGATGCAGAGAAAACAATCAATCCTTTAATTTATCGTGCGAAGGAATATCCTATATCATACGAAAACTTGTCAAAAGAATTAGATTCATTATTTGAAAGCTTGAAGATTAAAGAGTACAAAGCAGCAATTAAATCTCTAGATAATCTAGTTGAAGGTTGGTCTAAGTAATACCTACTAAATTTTAATAACTCTACAAATAAACTATTTTATTTGTTAAAATACAATATAAGTAACATTAAAAGAAGAATGAAATATTATAGCCTAGGAATTGATTGGGAGGATTTTGGACTTATAAGTTATGATCAAGGTAAGATAGTAGACTACAAAAGTTTTACAAATGATTTCAAAGATGAAACATTCTACTTACTAGATTTTCTAAAAGAAAATAAAGTAAAATGCACCTTTTTTATCAATGCCAGAACAGCAGAAATACATCCAAAACTAACAAAGATAATCAGCCAGTATGGACATGCTATTGGATCTCACGGTTACAAGCACGTAAGCAGACAATCGTTAACTAACAAGGAATTTCTAGACGACTCAATTTACTCTAAAAACTTGATTGAAGATATTATTCAGAAGGAAGTCGTAGGATATCGATCACCATTACTTTCTATTTCAAGAAGTGATTATCTAGATAGTTTAAGGATTCTAAAGAAGGCAGGCTATCAGTATGATTCAAGCATAACAGTCAAATGCTTATCTAAATTACCTAATTACCCTGCAAGAGATGTAATCAAAATAATACCTTTAACATCTGTTAAGTTTGGCTTTATCTCTCTAAACCTAGCTGGTGGTTCGACTTGGCGAATTTTACCATCTTTTCTAACCTCTTATATTCTCAAAAGTAAAATGACCTCCAATAATAGTTCCTTTTATCTTCATCCATACGAGTTTGGAAATCCAATTAATCCTTGTAGAGGAATATCTTCTAAAGCAAATATATTAAAAAAATTCGCTATATATTTAAGGTGGAATTTCAACAAAAATGCTATTGAAGAAATAATAACAGCCCTAGCCAACTCTCAAAGAGTTAGCATATCTGAAGTAAAGTGATGTATCAATGATCTCATCTGCTAATCTCTCTCAAAATTATTGGTCTAAAGCAAATAAGTGGTTTATAAACACATATAAAAACTCATGGCTAGAAGAAGTTATACACGCGCCTGTCAAACTAAGAGAGAATATAGCTGTTACTACCGCGGGTTTAGTAGAAGCGAAAACCTTACTAGACCTGGGTTGTGGGCCCAGCAGAGTACTCGCTAAAGCACTAATCGAAGCAAAAGTTCAGTCGGCAGTAGGTATGGACTTTAGCGAATTTATGCTTGAAGAGTCTTCTAAGTACTTAAGTCAACTTAATTTAACGAATAGAGTGATCCTAAGGAATGTAGATTTGTTAGAAATAAATGATTACCCAGAAACAGATATTTGCTTTGCTCTAGGTTTATTTGATTACATTAAAGAAGCTAAGTTAATTGTATCAAAAGCCCATATATCTTCAAAATATTTAGTATGCTCATGGCCTGCTAAAAATCCAAGAAATTTTCTAAGAAGATTCAGATACTCTTGCCCCATCTACACATATGATAAAGAAGATATATTGAAATTATTTGATAGTATAGGAGTAAGAAATGTCCGGCTTATCCCAGCTGGAGGTTATTCAGGATATATAACAATATCCTATAATTAGTGTTTTGAAGTTTAATCTATAAAAGAAGGTCCTGAACTCTGATGGTATTAATAGAGAGTGATTATAATTAAAATGAATTTTCAATCATTGATTCATACTAACTTTAGGTTAAAATACATTTATTAATAGCTCAATATGATTCTTGCTACGTTTTGCATAATTTTCCAATTTATTATTTTTAATAGATTTGGTAAGTTAAAAGCTATTGAATCTGCTCTTTTAGCGATAATTAGGACTATAGCATCTCAACAATATTCATCTATATTTCCATATTCGGATATGGTTGATTATTACTGGCCTATTGTAAAATCATGCGGACCAACACCTATATTTCGCTATGATTCTATAGCTAGTTTTTTACATTGTAGAGGGATTATAGACTCCTTGAATGATATAAATCTTATATATGTATCAATCGGTTCTATATTTATATCATTACTACTTAAATTAAGTAATGATATGGAGAAACGATATAACCTAATAAATAATGTCTCGGATTTACGTTTTATTAGATTAATAAAATTTTTATTTGTATTTGACCCCAACTGTATTATTTACACCACTGTACTTGGTAAAGATATAGTCCAATTTAGCTTAGTTTCCTCTTTAATATACTTTCTAAGTACGCCAGGTGTTCGAGGTTTAAGATACCTAATTCCTTCTTTTCTTTGGATATTTTTCTCGAGACCATATTTTTTATTTTTCATAACAATTGCCATTGCTATGGCATTTGTTATTCCATCAATGAGATTAAAAGTAAGTCTTAAAGATTTGGGGAGGATTCCCCGAATTAAGGGAATTAGAAAATCCAAGGCCCTTACTGCTATAACGTTATTACCTTTTTTAGTAATGTTATTCTTCTATTCTTATCAATTTTTCGATTTTTATACAGACTTAAGTATCTTTGACATATTCGATGTTCTTGGTTCATGGAATAGAAGCATGGGAGGAGTTTTATCTTACCCAACAGAAACACCATTCCCGATTAAATTTATTTATTTCTGGGTTTTACCTTTAGGAATAATTCAAAAAGGTTTAGGAGCTTTTGTATTCACTATTTCCAGTCTTACTTGTTTATATTTTCTCTTTAATATATTTAAAAATATACTTAAGATTAATACTTATGCAAGTAAATTTTTATTTTCTTTGACTATCATTTATTCTGCAGCCTTCTCATTTATTGCTAATAATTCGGGAATAACAAGTAGGTATAGGTTTACTTGTATAATGCCAATACTTTTTATTTTTACAGTATTTTCATATTTCGAACGCAGAAAAATGAAACAAGAACAACTTATGAATTAATGTTTTACTCCTAATTGCTTACTATTATTGTTCACTCTAATAACATACCACTAGAGGTTGATAAAGGTTTTGTCTTGTTGACGATAACTTGAAGACTATCTTTTAATTTTCTTAGTTTTTTGCTTTGCACAATTAATTTATAGTCATCTGTTAAGAGTATTTTGTAATTAACATTTTCACTATTTTTACTAGTTGGGAAATCAGTTCTTTGATGTGCTCCTCGACTCTCCTTCCTCGACAACGCTCCTAACACTGTTGCCTCAGCAGACATCATGGAGGCTAGTAAATCGTAAGTTGAAATCAAATCACTGCAACCCTCACCATCTAATCTGACATCTAGATATTTCGCTTTCTCCTTTAATTCCTCAATTTTTTCTAAAGCAACTTGCAATGAATTATCTTCTCTTACTACACCACAATATTCCCACATTATTTCACCTAATTCATGTTGAAGTACTGATGAATAATATTTCCCACTTTTCATTAATTTATCAATATTTTTAGTTGCTTCTTGAATGATATGATTTGGCCTTGATACATACTCTTTATTTTGAGAATAAAGAGAAGCTGCTTTGCCAGCTCTTTTACCAAAAACTAATATCTCAGCTAAGGAATTTCCTCCTAGTCTATTTGCACCATGGAGACCTCCGGCAACCTCACCAACAGCATAGATTCCATTTATACAAGTAGAATGAGTAGTCGGCTCGACATCTATTCCTCCCATTGAATAATGAGAAGTCGGAGCAACTTCCATTGGTGTTTCTGAGATATCAATGAATTGTTCATTGAGAAATAATCTATAAATGCGAGGTATTCTTTTAATTATATCTTCCTTATTCCTGTGTGTTATATCTAAGAAAACTCCGCCATTCGGAGAGTTTCTTCCTGCTTTGATTTCTAAATAGTTTGCTATTGTTACTCTGTCCCTGGTAGATAGTTCCATCCTTTCCTTATCGTAATTAATCATAAATCTTTCATTGTTACTATTTAATAATTTACCTCCTTCTCCTCTTACTGCTTCAGTAACTAATGTCCCTGCAATTTCATCAGGCTTTAATATTCCAGTAGGATGAAATTGAACCATTTCCATATCAACTAATTTACAACCCGCCTTTAAGGCAAGATAAAGGCCATCGCCAGTATTCTCTTTTTTTCGAGAGGAACTTCTTTTCCAT encodes:
- a CDS encoding nucleoside-diphosphate sugar epimerase/dehydratase translates to MITKLKQFLNYLLGLKPSKRKLVLIFADLASILISIRISFYLTGLQISSLHEKEIAQITLEAIFLGIILYGFTGQYNSISRYLSSVIFYRIAARNFLLTLGLIIINSLLNLNLSNTRLWILFWILITSITSLTRIFARDILRIFQNNDKVNKNNIIIYGAGEAGAQLASSIQLTGVYNIKGFIDDDFRLWGRDLYNVRINPKKYLSEVASTIDEVLLAIPAINNYERKEIVNYVQNLGIKIRQVPSIKDLTTGNVRINDLRPISIEDLLGREAAPPNQVLLEKVIDGSVICVTGAGGSIGSEICRQVLKNNPSKLVLVEQSELALYTIYNEINSNNVSNVEILPLLGNACDYYFINKIFEHEFVDLVFHSAAYKHVPLVEMNAIEGLTNNVLSTESICRAAEKNKVKQVILISTDKAVRPKNVMGASKRVAELIIQNYANKQYLKNSEDRTTCYSMVRFGNVLGSSGSVIPLFQKQIKEGGPITLTDSEMERYFMTIEEASQLVLQSSALADGGEVFLLDMGEPIKIKYLAEQMIKLSGLTVKDKRSGIGDIEIITTGIRPGEKLYEELLIDGDAEKTINPLIYRAKEYPISYENLSKELDSLFESLKIKEYKAAIKSLDNLVEGWSK
- a CDS encoding polysaccharide deacetylase family protein, with amino-acid sequence MKYYSLGIDWEDFGLISYDQGKIVDYKSFTNDFKDETFYLLDFLKENKVKCTFFINARTAEIHPKLTKIISQYGHAIGSHGYKHVSRQSLTNKEFLDDSIYSKNLIEDIIQKEVVGYRSPLLSISRSDYLDSLRILKKAGYQYDSSITVKCLSKLPNYPARDVIKIIPLTSVKFGFISLNLAGGSTWRILPSFLTSYILKSKMTSNNSSFYLHPYEFGNPINPCRGISSKANILKKFAIYLRWNFNKNAIEEIITALANSQRVSISEVK
- a CDS encoding class I SAM-dependent methyltransferase gives rise to the protein MISSANLSQNYWSKANKWFINTYKNSWLEEVIHAPVKLRENIAVTTAGLVEAKTLLDLGCGPSRVLAKALIEAKVQSAVGMDFSEFMLEESSKYLSQLNLTNRVILRNVDLLEINDYPETDICFALGLFDYIKEAKLIVSKAHISSKYLVCSWPAKNPRNFLRRFRYSCPIYTYDKEDILKLFDSIGVRNVRLIPAGGYSGYITISYN
- a CDS encoding FAD-dependent oxidoreductase, whose amino-acid sequence is MENKFTTTINNVLVIGSGGAGLRSAIEVKLRGLSVQVLSKRSKIDAHTALAAGGINAAFGNVDQEDSWQQHFADTFLEGYGLGDPRSIEIMAQESMDLVNELEDWGADFAKLNNGNFDQRFFGAHTYRRTCFSGDYTGRTILNTLLNKANSLNIPIVDSQYVTELLVSDGTCFGAISFNMNSAEKSIHLADAVVIATGGHTGIWKRSSSRKKENTGDGLYLALKAGCKLVDMEMVQFHPTGILKPDEIAGTLVTEAVRGEGGKLLNSNNERFMINYDKERMELSTRDRVTIANYLEIKAGRNSPNGGVFLDITHRNKEDIIKRIPRIYRLFLNEQFIDISETPMEVAPTSHYSMGGIDVEPTTHSTCINGIYAVGEVAGGLHGANRLGGNSLAEILVFGKRAGKAASLYSQNKEYVSRPNHIIQEATKNIDKLMKSGKYYSSVLQHELGEIMWEYCGVVREDNSLQVALEKIEELKEKAKYLDVRLDGEGCSDLISTYDLLASMMSAEATVLGALSRKESRGAHQRTDFPTSKNSENVNYKILLTDDYKLIVQSKKLRKLKDSLQVIVNKTKPLSTSSGMLLE